A single region of the Candidatus Binatia bacterium genome encodes:
- a CDS encoding NADH-quinone oxidoreductase subunit D: MADPAALLEHLRTRFAADLLAVDTYRGDASATIHPGRLVEIAAFLRDDTALRFDLLLDATAVDYIGQRPRFEVVYHLFSTRHHHRLRLKVRVPEETLSVPSLIRVWVGANWLERETYDMYGIRFDGHPDLRRIYLYDEFEGHPLRKDYPKEHRQPLIGPGARGDYLPQMGEIPDAVEHEGTLGAELLRVQLGPSHPATHGTVRILLDLDGETIVNADVQVGFLHRGFEKECESGLYYQAIPYTDRLNYSSAILCNVGYCMAVEKLFGVEVPRRCQFVRVIAGELARLSDHCLCLGATALEMNAFTPFLYLLQARELVWDLINAICGGRVTSNYIRIGGVSADLPPGFADLARNNFPHIGALFDDARNLLLDNPIFRLRMEGVGQLPAEELVAFGVTGPLLRAAGVDLDLRRATPYLVYDEIDFDVPLGATGDNMDRFLVRLEEVRQSMRIVEQALAMIPDGPVDLHNPAFRFPPKGRVYGRMEELINQFKLVTEGPKPPPGEVYVGTESANGEIGFFLVSDGTGKPYKCRARTPSFSNTQPLARMIRGRLLADMVPTFDMINMIGGECDR, from the coding sequence TGCGCTTCGACCTGCTGCTCGACGCCACCGCCGTCGACTACATCGGCCAGCGACCAAGGTTCGAGGTCGTCTACCACCTGTTCTCTACCCGCCACCACCATCGCCTACGTCTGAAGGTACGGGTCCCGGAGGAAACCCTGTCGGTTCCCAGCCTGATCCGCGTATGGGTCGGCGCCAACTGGTTGGAGCGCGAGACCTACGACATGTACGGCATCCGCTTCGACGGTCACCCCGACCTGCGGCGCATCTACCTCTACGACGAATTCGAGGGGCACCCCCTGCGCAAGGACTACCCCAAAGAACACCGCCAGCCGTTGATCGGACCCGGCGCCAGGGGCGATTACCTGCCGCAAATGGGAGAGATCCCCGACGCCGTCGAACACGAAGGCACGCTCGGCGCCGAGCTGCTGCGCGTCCAGCTCGGACCCTCGCACCCCGCCACGCACGGCACGGTGCGCATTCTCCTCGACCTCGACGGCGAGACGATCGTCAACGCCGACGTACAGGTAGGCTTCCTGCACCGCGGCTTCGAGAAGGAGTGCGAAAGCGGACTGTACTACCAGGCTATCCCGTACACGGACCGCCTGAACTACAGCTCGGCGATCCTCTGCAACGTCGGCTACTGCATGGCGGTCGAGAAGCTCTTCGGCGTCGAGGTGCCACGGCGCTGTCAGTTCGTCCGCGTCATTGCCGGCGAACTCGCCCGCCTCAGCGACCATTGCCTCTGTCTGGGCGCCACGGCCCTCGAGATGAACGCCTTCACGCCGTTCCTGTACCTGCTGCAAGCGCGCGAGCTGGTGTGGGACCTCATCAACGCCATCTGCGGCGGCCGGGTGACCAGCAACTACATTAGAATCGGCGGTGTCAGTGCGGACCTGCCACCGGGGTTTGCCGACCTGGCGCGAAACAACTTCCCGCACATCGGCGCCCTGTTCGATGATGCCAGGAACCTGCTCCTCGACAACCCCATCTTTCGCCTGCGCATGGAAGGCGTCGGCCAACTGCCGGCGGAGGAACTCGTCGCCTTCGGCGTCACCGGACCGCTGTTGCGCGCCGCCGGGGTCGATCTCGACCTGCGCCGCGCCACACCGTACCTCGTCTACGACGAGATCGACTTCGACGTGCCGCTCGGCGCCACCGGCGACAACATGGATCGGTTCCTGGTCCGCCTCGAAGAGGTGCGCCAGAGCATGCGTATCGTCGAGCAGGCACTGGCGATGATCCCCGACGGTCCGGTCGATCTGCACAATCCGGCCTTCCGCTTCCCGCCCAAGGGCCGCGTCTACGGACGCATGGAAGAACTGATAAACCAATTCAAGCTGGTTACCGAAGGTCCGAAGCCGCCGCCGGGTGAGGTCTACGTCGGGACCGAATCGGCCAACGGAGAAATCGGCTTCTTCCTCGTCAGCGACGGTACCGGCAAGCCCTACAAATGCCGGGCCCGCACGCCGAGCTTCTCGAATACCCAGCCGCTGGCCCGCATGATCCGCGGGCGCCTCCTCGCCGACATGGTGCCGACGTTCGACATGATCAACATGATCGGAGGCGAATGTGATCGTTAA
- the nuoF gene encoding NADH-quinone oxidoreductase subunit NuoF, with amino-acid sequence MIVKHPAAKPVAVDDGSTGGKTYVLSADTRARILMERQNYPQPRAALLAALHLAQAELGHVPSAAVEEIAELLDLLPVHVQEVVSFYPMYHDRPRGRSHIQVCTNIACAMGGSRKLVRQIESALNIQAGETTADGKFSLQEVECLGSCGTAPVVQVNNEPFVERATGADIDALLAGKPIGRPAPEVSMIPEGVEGYLLPPNGVARRDLAAYVAAGGYKQAERAWRDLTPEEIAEEVKLSGLRGRGGAGFVTGLKWTFMPKESAKPCYLAVNGDESEPATFKDRQILQRNPHQFLEGVLIAGRAIRGSAAYVYLRGEYTQPYESLMEAITAAYARGYFGTDVFGSGHSFHVYVQRGAGAYICGEETGMLESIEGKKGQPRKRPPYPAGSGLWGSPTTVNNVETMTHVPVILARGADWFKRIGTDKSTGNTLFGISGHVKRPGVYELPLGTPLRDIIEKHAGGVSTGRPIKAIVPGGVSMPVLTADKIDVRMDHDSLQKAGSLLGTGGIVVLDDSVCVVRAAIVIARFFRHETCGQCTQCREGTAFIYKLLKRIDHGDGRMEDLASIDRVCGYMEGHTICALSDAAAWAAGNFMRRFRADFERHVHEGRCPWPDSFAI; translated from the coding sequence GTGATCGTTAAGCACCCCGCCGCAAAGCCGGTCGCGGTCGACGACGGGTCAACCGGCGGGAAGACCTACGTCCTCTCGGCCGACACCCGGGCCCGCATCCTCATGGAGCGGCAGAACTACCCGCAACCGCGCGCCGCCCTGCTCGCCGCCCTGCACCTCGCGCAGGCGGAACTGGGACACGTGCCGAGCGCCGCCGTCGAGGAAATCGCCGAGCTGCTCGACCTGCTGCCGGTACACGTGCAGGAGGTGGTGTCCTTCTACCCGATGTACCACGACCGCCCCCGGGGCCGGTCCCACATTCAGGTCTGCACCAATATCGCCTGCGCCATGGGCGGCTCGCGTAAGCTGGTCCGGCAGATCGAATCGGCGCTGAACATCCAGGCCGGCGAGACCACCGCGGACGGCAAATTCTCGCTCCAGGAGGTGGAGTGCCTCGGGTCGTGCGGCACCGCACCGGTGGTTCAGGTCAACAACGAACCGTTCGTCGAACGTGCGACCGGCGCCGACATCGACGCGCTGCTCGCCGGAAAGCCGATCGGACGGCCGGCGCCGGAAGTATCGATGATTCCCGAGGGTGTCGAGGGCTACCTGCTGCCTCCGAACGGCGTCGCCCGCCGCGACCTTGCCGCGTACGTGGCCGCAGGAGGCTACAAACAGGCGGAACGCGCGTGGCGCGACCTGACCCCGGAAGAGATCGCGGAGGAGGTCAAGCTGTCGGGCCTGCGCGGCCGGGGCGGCGCCGGCTTCGTCACCGGGTTGAAGTGGACTTTCATGCCGAAGGAGTCGGCCAAGCCTTGTTACCTGGCCGTCAACGGCGACGAAAGCGAGCCGGCAACGTTTAAGGACCGGCAGATCCTGCAGCGCAACCCGCATCAGTTCCTCGAAGGTGTGCTGATCGCCGGCCGCGCCATTCGCGGCAGCGCCGCCTACGTGTACCTGCGGGGCGAATACACGCAGCCGTACGAATCACTAATGGAGGCGATCACGGCCGCGTACGCCCGGGGCTACTTCGGCACCGACGTGTTCGGCAGCGGCCACAGCTTCCACGTGTACGTGCAACGCGGTGCCGGCGCCTACATCTGCGGCGAAGAGACCGGCATGCTCGAATCCATCGAGGGGAAGAAGGGCCAGCCGCGCAAGCGCCCGCCGTATCCGGCCGGCTCTGGACTGTGGGGCTCGCCCACGACGGTCAACAACGTCGAGACGATGACCCACGTCCCGGTCATCCTCGCCCGCGGCGCCGACTGGTTCAAACGCATCGGGACAGACAAGAGCACCGGCAACACCCTGTTCGGCATCAGCGGCCATGTGAAGCGACCGGGAGTTTACGAGCTCCCGCTCGGTACGCCGTTACGAGACATTATCGAAAAGCACGCCGGCGGCGTATCGACCGGGCGGCCGATCAAGGCAATCGTTCCCGGCGGCGTGTCGATGCCCGTGCTGACGGCAGACAAGATCGACGTTCGCATGGATCACGACTCGCTGCAGAAGGCCGGCTCTCTGCTCGGTACCGGCGGCATCGTGGTCCTCGACGATTCGGTCTGTGTAGTGCGCGCCGCCATCGTCATCGCACGATTCTTTCGCCACGAGACCTGCGGCCAGTGCACGCAGTGCCGCGAGGGAACGGCCTTCATCTATAAGCTGCTGAAGCGCATCGATCACGGCGACGGACGCATGGAAGACCTCGCCTCGATCGACCGCGTGTGCGGGTACATGGAGGGGCACACGATCTGCGCCCTGTCCGACGCGGCGGCGTGGGCGGCCGGCAATTTCATGCGCCGTTTCCGCGCCGACTTCGAGCGACATGTTCACGAAGGCCGCTGCCCGTGGCCCGACAGCTTCGCGATCTGA